The Saprospiraceae bacterium genome includes a window with the following:
- a CDS encoding DEAD/DEAH box helicase family protein — protein MTKKAIASTLYHVLDIGGGYKRIDEYSINDVFPISFSEVDLQMHIEIVDIADKYGMLKYFTIGDQKYIFYYTGKEPEIDYYHEQLLKKMGKSNPYKEFLLDLPYHPEHMINTNDYSYNSYYDEDEDDGYDDDEYDDDEYDDDEYDDDEENYNKDDEAINQSPSYDSKINEYLNTCFDIFKDQKDIYFINEKHFEMRVGFCIFNNQGYIYENPTTLHIHKNLPTFRVFDKNIENIDAILQECHGIVDVTLPDSLHIEVVQLDTPKYELYLSESEDFIIFKPVIKYQDNVELILPLTTYSIYQSEETSFKRYDILQDDAIGFTDFLEDAHSDFRTANRQYGQYFLHINTLMENMWFLEFFDQCRQRNITIFGQENLSKFKFNQNKANIKVGISSGIDWFDVNVDIKYGKHKVQLKSWVDAVKNNQKFIQLSDGSLGLLPEEWIEKLKILSKISKKDGDHLVVSKFNFGLLDSQFDDEIDTKLRKEITKKIKHLQDFDQSKRYKLPSSVKAELRPYQMEGYQWLKTLEELNFGGCLADDMGLGKTLQVLSLLADLAERKAGTSLVVVPKSLLFNWDAEIKKFCPGLRHDIHHGQGRYQSGQEFTTYDLIITTYDTATSDIEWLKDVKFHYIILDESQAIKNPLSQRYKAMRLLQGHNRLVMTGTPIENNTFDLFAQFSFINPGIFGSAGNFKEEFAVPIDKNKDQPTALLLQKMVKPFLLRRTKSQVATDLPERIENIIYCEMGPTQKSYYEAMKNEIRNDLLAADTEKNFGQSKLKIIEGLLRLRQICNSPELIHTAINKDKSISVKTDTLLDIIENELGGHNALIFSQFTSMLSLIRRELDERHIKYAYLDGSTQNRKAAVKEYEDNDDIKLFLISLKAGNTGLNLTKADYVYIVDPWWNPAVEAQAIDRTHRIGQTKKCFCLQIGMQRYHRRKNN, from the coding sequence ATGACCAAAAAGGCTATCGCAAGTACTCTCTATCATGTATTGGACATAGGTGGTGGTTACAAAAGAATCGATGAATACAGTATCAACGATGTATTCCCTATCAGTTTTAGCGAGGTTGATTTACAGATGCATATTGAGATAGTAGATATCGCTGATAAGTATGGTATGCTTAAATATTTTACTATTGGAGATCAGAAATACATCTTTTATTATACAGGAAAGGAACCGGAAATTGACTACTATCATGAACAATTGTTGAAAAAAATGGGAAAGAGTAACCCATATAAAGAATTCTTATTAGATCTACCATATCATCCAGAGCATATGATCAACACCAATGATTATAGTTATAATTCATATTATGACGAAGACGAAGATGACGGATATGATGATGATGAATATGATGATGATGAATATGATGATGACGAATATGATGATGACGAAGAAAATTACAATAAAGATGACGAAGCAATAAATCAAAGTCCCTCATATGATAGTAAGATCAATGAATATTTAAATACCTGTTTTGATATTTTTAAGGATCAGAAAGATATTTATTTTATCAATGAAAAACACTTTGAAATGCGTGTGGGTTTTTGTATTTTTAATAACCAGGGTTATATTTATGAAAATCCTACTACTCTACACATACATAAAAACTTACCTACTTTTAGGGTTTTTGACAAAAATATAGAAAATATTGATGCTATACTTCAGGAGTGTCACGGGATAGTAGATGTCACGCTGCCTGATTCACTACATATTGAGGTAGTACAACTGGATACGCCCAAATATGAACTATATCTGTCAGAGAGTGAGGATTTTATTATTTTCAAACCTGTCATTAAGTATCAGGACAACGTAGAGCTCATCTTACCATTGACAACATATAGTATATATCAATCAGAAGAAACTTCTTTCAAAAGATATGATATTCTACAGGATGATGCTATAGGTTTTACAGATTTTCTGGAGGATGCCCATTCCGATTTCAGGACAGCAAACAGACAGTATGGACAATACTTCCTGCATATCAATACTCTGATGGAAAATATGTGGTTTTTGGAATTTTTTGACCAATGCCGACAGCGCAATATTACTATTTTTGGCCAGGAAAATTTATCCAAATTCAAATTTAATCAAAATAAGGCCAATATCAAAGTAGGCATTTCATCAGGGATAGACTGGTTTGATGTCAATGTAGATATTAAATACGGCAAACATAAAGTACAACTGAAGTCCTGGGTAGATGCAGTAAAAAATAATCAAAAATTTATTCAACTCTCAGATGGAAGTTTAGGACTACTGCCGGAAGAATGGATCGAAAAACTTAAAATACTTTCCAAAATATCTAAAAAAGACGGAGATCATCTTGTAGTAAGTAAATTCAACTTTGGACTTTTAGATAGTCAGTTTGACGACGAAATAGATACCAAACTTCGGAAAGAAATTACAAAAAAGATAAAACATCTGCAGGATTTTGACCAAAGCAAGAGATACAAGTTACCTTCATCCGTCAAGGCAGAGCTCCGACCTTACCAAATGGAAGGATATCAATGGCTAAAGACACTTGAAGAACTTAATTTTGGTGGGTGCCTGGCTGACGATATGGGTCTGGGTAAGACGCTGCAAGTACTGTCATTATTAGCGGATTTGGCAGAAAGGAAAGCAGGTACAAGCCTTGTTGTCGTTCCCAAAAGTCTTTTGTTTAATTGGGATGCTGAGATCAAGAAGTTTTGCCCCGGGCTCAGGCATGATATACATCACGGTCAAGGGCGATATCAGAGTGGTCAGGAATTTACCACTTATGATCTTATCATCACTACCTACGACACAGCCACATCTGATATAGAATGGCTCAAGGATGTAAAGTTTCATTATATCATCTTAGATGAATCGCAAGCTATCAAAAACCCCTTATCTCAGCGATATAAGGCTATGAGGTTGCTCCAAGGTCATAATCGTCTCGTCATGACTGGTACACCTATCGAAAACAACACTTTCGATCTGTTTGCCCAGTTTAGTTTTATAAATCCGGGTATCTTTGGATCTGCAGGCAATTTTAAGGAAGAATTTGCAGTGCCCATAGACAAGAATAAAGATCAACCGACCGCACTATTGTTGCAAAAGATGGTCAAGCCTTTTCTACTTCGTCGCACCAAGTCACAAGTAGCCACCGATCTTCCTGAGCGTATAGAAAATATTATATACTGCGAGATGGGTCCTACTCAAAAATCATACTATGAAGCGATGAAAAATGAAATCAGAAATGATTTGCTTGCAGCTGACACTGAAAAGAATTTTGGTCAATCAAAACTCAAAATCATCGAAGGACTTTTAAGGCTGAGACAGATTTGTAACTCTCCCGAACTCATCCATACGGCCATCAATAAAGATAAAAGTATATCGGTAAAAACGGATACACTTCTGGACATTATTGAGAATGAATTGGGTGGTCACAATGCACTCATTTTTTCACAGTTTACCAGTATGCTCTCACTCATCAGAAGGGAACTCGATGAGAGGCATATTAAATACGCATATCTTGATGGCAGCACCCAAAACAGAAAAGCCGCTGTAAAGGAGTATGAAGACAATGACGACATCAAACTTTTCTTAATCAGCCTTAAAGCAGGAAATACTGGTCTCAACCTGACAAAAGCGGACTATGTCTATATCGTAGATCCATGGTGGAATCCCGCTGTTGAAGCCCAAGCCATCGACAGAACCCATCGTATAGGTCAGACAAAAAAATGTTTTTGCTTACAAATTGGTATGCAAAGATACCATAGAAGAAAAAATAATTGA
- a CDS encoding mannose-1-phosphate guanylyltransferase yields MNRYIAIMAGGIGSRFWPSSTTDRPKQFLDILGVGKSLIRMTFERVLPLCPPDRIMILTNKRYKALVMEHLPEVPESNILCEPSMNNTAPCIAYMALKISQKDPEASFAVLPSDHIILKEDAYRHKLEQAFAFAEHHDALVTLGISPTRPDTGYGYIKYHKDAVQEGIYKVGAFKEKPDSQTAQQYLDSGQYLWNAGMFVWSIRSILSSFAQNAPEIIEVLSQNLSAFNTEYEQSYIDDVYPKTNNISIDYAILERANNVYTVPSDIGWSDLGTWSSLHAYLAADTDTVTIGKNIHLMDCQDTIVISNNDKTIVIKGLHDYIVVDEDHALLIYPKSDEQEIKEVVKRLS; encoded by the coding sequence ATGAACAGATATATAGCCATCATGGCAGGCGGCATCGGAAGTCGTTTTTGGCCGTCAAGTACTACGGATAGGCCCAAGCAGTTTTTGGATATACTTGGAGTAGGGAAATCATTGATACGTATGACATTTGAGCGGGTGCTTCCCTTGTGTCCGCCTGATCGTATTATGATCCTGACCAATAAGAGGTACAAGGCTTTGGTCATGGAGCACTTACCCGAAGTGCCGGAAAGCAATATCTTGTGTGAGCCCAGTATGAATAATACGGCTCCTTGCATAGCTTACATGGCATTGAAGATAAGCCAAAAAGATCCTGAGGCAAGTTTTGCAGTACTGCCATCTGATCACATCATTCTCAAGGAAGATGCCTACCGTCACAAGTTAGAGCAAGCATTTGCTTTTGCAGAGCATCATGATGCATTAGTCACACTTGGCATCTCTCCCACGAGGCCAGACACGGGTTATGGCTATATCAAATATCATAAAGATGCCGTGCAGGAAGGGATATACAAAGTAGGTGCATTTAAGGAAAAGCCGGACTCCCAAACTGCTCAGCAATATTTGGATTCTGGGCAATATCTTTGGAATGCTGGAATGTTTGTATGGAGTATTCGGTCCATTTTATCATCATTTGCACAAAACGCTCCAGAAATCATTGAGGTGCTATCCCAAAATTTGTCGGCCTTCAATACAGAATACGAACAAAGTTATATTGATGACGTCTATCCCAAAACCAATAATATATCCATCGATTATGCCATTCTGGAACGGGCCAATAATGTGTATACTGTACCCTCAGATATAGGTTGGAGCGATTTGGGTACTTGGAGTAGTTTACACGCCTACCTTGCTGCAGATACCGATACAGTAACCATAGGTAAAAATATCCACCTCATGGATTGCCAAGACACGATAGTTATATCTAATAATGATAAAACTATCGTCATCAAAGGGCTGCATGACTACATCGTAGTGGATGAAGACCATGCATTATTGATCTATCCCAAGTCTGATGAACAGGAGATCAAGGAAGTGGTAAAGCGCTTGAGCTAA
- a CDS encoding phosphoheptose isomerase, translating into MDKINKKVEQLLLLKNINYSTKDLSRPWGGFFVIDTTSKEAFIDAFYPELKTELMASSLPLSPKILCVAPGKRLSWQYHHRRAELWKLIDGQAGYIKSDTDMQGDVQHMRKGKLLTLACGERHRLIGRDKWGFIAEIWKHTDAGHPSDEDDIVRLQDDFGR; encoded by the coding sequence ATGGACAAAATCAATAAAAAAGTCGAGCAGCTATTGCTTTTGAAAAATATTAATTATTCAACAAAAGACCTTTCCAGACCTTGGGGAGGTTTTTTTGTTATTGACACCACAAGTAAAGAAGCTTTTATTGATGCTTTTTACCCCGAATTAAAAACCGAGCTCATGGCGTCATCACTACCCTTAAGCCCCAAAATACTTTGTGTAGCTCCGGGCAAAAGACTTTCCTGGCAGTACCATCACAGACGAGCAGAATTGTGGAAGTTGATTGATGGCCAGGCAGGCTATATCAAGAGTGATACTGATATGCAGGGTGACGTGCAACATATGCGCAAAGGAAAATTACTCACCTTGGCTTGTGGCGAGCGGCACAGATTGATAGGCAGAGATAAATGGGGATTCATAGCAGAAATATGGAAGCATACTGATGCCGGGCATCCTTCAGATGAAGATGATATCGTGAGGTTGCAGGATGATTTCGGGAGATAA
- a CDS encoding glycosyl hydrolase → MTRSILFSFLLLFSFVAFGQKNKEKQTKTPVVSAVTTPSFDANLYKGLKWRNIGPFRGGRSNAVSGVTGNDKLYYTGYTGGGLWKTEDAGITWVNTSDGQFNTSSIGDIAVSESNPNIIYVGMGEHAIRGVMTTYGDGVYKSTDAGKTWKHLGLEKTRHISDVIIHPANPDIVYVAAQGAAHGANDERGIYKSIDGGQTWKKTLFVDANSGASSLSMDHHNPLILYAATWEHRRLPWQVRSGGKGCGMWKSADGGDTWQKINEGLPKEMGKIGVSVSRANPDRVYAIVEAEKSVAGLYRSDNAGKSWQLMSNNQLITARSWYYMEVFADPVQADVVYVLNAPMTKSIDGGKTFAPIRVGHGDTHDLWIHPENNQNMILGDDGGGEITYNGGKTWSSLNNQPTAQFYRVNVDQQFPYKVYGGQQDNTSVIISSRNNGIGITDKDWSIGPGCESAFVAFDPKNPKLLYGGCYQGGISVLNIENGHTKEITQYPANILALQPKKMRYRYNWNAPIIASPHDPKVIYHAGQMVFKTQDGGLTWDVVSPDLTRNDTLKQDLGGAPITNEGAGGENYNTISYLIESSLEKGVLYSGSDCGLVHVTRDGGQNWTAITPLGLDECLINSIEVSPHDKGTAYIAATKYKFNDFANMCFKTTDYGKTWTKINQGVRPDDFIRVIREDKKVKNLLYGGAERGFYISSDGGNQWHLFQLNLPVVPVTDIAFADNDLVVSTAGRAFWILDDLSAIQQSALKPDQVKIYTPKSTYKFEAFAPSWMVAPPGTGQNPTAGVLLDYFLPEKADTTVVTLQILDNNDNVIRSFTNIKNKDFKSFPGGPPAPTVITAEKGINRFAWDFKSETLPEIPNAFVYGDYTGYRLAPGTYKGKINYKGMSSQTTFEVVNDPNLKDISKEQWTDQQSFMRDVENKIKEIHNHVNDIRKVRKQIEQYNEQYKSKDDFKSLTEAGKALIEKIDHWEAQLVQTKQNNFQDVINFPSMLNAQYFELKGFVDQHDPRVPQAAKIRMMDINKQWKSYQDYMQDTIGKEIGLYNELYKKSNVPALFFNEKMIKP, encoded by the coding sequence ATGACAAGAAGTATTTTATTTTCATTTTTATTGCTCTTCAGTTTTGTAGCTTTTGGGCAAAAAAACAAAGAAAAACAAACTAAAACACCTGTTGTTTCAGCAGTGACTACACCTTCATTTGATGCCAATTTATATAAGGGACTTAAATGGCGCAACATTGGTCCATTCCGTGGAGGAAGGTCCAATGCCGTATCAGGTGTCACAGGAAATGACAAGTTGTATTACACAGGATATACAGGCGGAGGCCTATGGAAAACAGAAGATGCAGGGATCACTTGGGTCAATACATCTGATGGTCAGTTTAATACAAGTTCTATAGGTGACATAGCTGTCAGCGAGTCCAATCCAAATATCATTTATGTAGGCATGGGTGAGCACGCCATAAGAGGTGTGATGACGACCTATGGTGATGGTGTGTATAAATCAACCGATGCCGGCAAAACATGGAAACATCTTGGCCTGGAAAAGACAAGACACATTTCTGATGTCATAATACATCCTGCCAATCCTGATATTGTCTATGTAGCTGCTCAGGGTGCTGCTCATGGTGCCAATGATGAAAGAGGGATTTACAAAAGTATAGATGGTGGTCAGACATGGAAGAAAACCCTTTTTGTAGATGCCAATTCCGGGGCGTCATCGCTAAGTATGGATCACCACAATCCTTTGATATTGTATGCTGCTACCTGGGAGCACCGACGATTGCCATGGCAGGTTCGCAGTGGTGGCAAAGGTTGCGGGATGTGGAAATCTGCCGATGGTGGTGATACCTGGCAAAAGATCAATGAAGGGTTACCAAAAGAAATGGGTAAAATCGGGGTCTCCGTTTCAAGGGCAAATCCGGACAGGGTGTACGCTATCGTAGAAGCAGAAAAATCTGTAGCAGGCCTTTACCGATCTGACAATGCCGGTAAAAGCTGGCAATTGATGAGCAACAATCAACTTATCACCGCTCGATCTTGGTATTATATGGAGGTATTTGCAGATCCGGTGCAGGCAGATGTCGTATATGTGCTCAATGCACCTATGACAAAGTCTATAGATGGTGGTAAAACTTTTGCTCCGATCAGGGTAGGACATGGAGATACACACGATCTTTGGATCCATCCGGAAAACAATCAGAATATGATTTTGGGCGACGATGGTGGAGGAGAAATCACCTATAATGGTGGTAAGACATGGTCATCACTCAATAATCAACCCACAGCTCAGTTTTACAGGGTCAATGTAGATCAGCAGTTTCCTTACAAGGTGTATGGCGGACAGCAAGACAACACATCGGTCATCATTTCCAGCAGAAACAATGGCATCGGCATCACAGACAAAGACTGGAGTATCGGCCCGGGATGTGAGAGTGCTTTCGTAGCTTTCGATCCTAAAAATCCGAAACTTTTATATGGCGGATGTTATCAGGGTGGTATCAGTGTTTTGAATATTGAAAATGGTCATACTAAAGAGATCACTCAATACCCTGCTAATATTCTGGCATTGCAGCCTAAAAAAATGAGATATCGTTACAACTGGAATGCACCGATTATCGCTTCTCCTCACGACCCTAAAGTCATCTATCATGCCGGACAAATGGTGTTTAAGACACAAGACGGAGGATTGACATGGGATGTGGTGAGTCCCGACCTGACGCGCAATGATACTTTAAAGCAAGACCTGGGAGGTGCCCCGATAACCAACGAAGGTGCAGGTGGCGAAAATTACAATACGATTTCATATTTGATTGAGTCATCACTTGAAAAAGGGGTATTATATTCAGGAAGTGATTGCGGATTGGTACATGTCACCCGTGATGGTGGACAAAATTGGACGGCTATCACACCTCTGGGTCTGGATGAGTGCCTCATCAATAGTATCGAGGTATCTCCCCATGATAAAGGTACAGCATATATAGCTGCAACTAAGTACAAGTTCAATGATTTTGCCAATATGTGTTTTAAGACCACAGACTACGGTAAAACCTGGACAAAAATCAATCAGGGTGTAAGACCGGACGACTTCATCAGGGTCATCAGAGAAGACAAAAAAGTCAAAAATCTGCTTTATGGCGGAGCTGAGAGAGGATTTTACATTTCATCAGATGGAGGTAACCAATGGCATCTTTTCCAACTCAATCTTCCGGTGGTCCCTGTGACAGATATCGCTTTTGCAGATAATGATCTGGTGGTTTCTACTGCAGGACGTGCCTTTTGGATCCTGGACGACCTGAGTGCGATACAACAATCAGCATTGAAACCTGATCAGGTGAAGATATATACCCCAAAATCCACCTACAAGTTTGAGGCTTTTGCCCCTTCATGGATGGTAGCTCCTCCTGGTACAGGTCAGAACCCAACAGCAGGGGTTTTGCTCGATTATTTTTTACCTGAAAAGGCGGATACCACTGTTGTGACTTTGCAGATACTGGACAACAATGACAACGTCATCCGTAGTTTTACCAATATCAAGAACAAGGATTTTAAATCATTTCCCGGTGGTCCACCTGCTCCGACGGTGATTACTGCAGAAAAGGGTATCAACAGATTTGCTTGGGACTTCAAGAGTGAGACTCTACCGGAAATACCAAATGCTTTTGTCTATGGTGATTATACAGGATACAGATTGGCTCCGGGTACATACAAGGGTAAAATTAACTATAAAGGCATGTCATCACAAACTACCTTTGAAGTGGTCAATGATCCCAACCTGAAAGATATAAGCAAAGAGCAATGGACTGATCAGCAATCTTTTATGAGAGATGTAGAAAATAAAATCAAAGAGATACACAACCATGTCAATGATATCAGAAAGGTAAGAAAACAAATAGAACAGTACAATGAACAGTACAAAAGTAAAGATGACTTTAAGTCTCTGACAGAAGCTGGAAAAGCATTGATAGAAAAAATAGATCACTGGGAAGCACAATTGGTTCAAACCAAACAAAACAATTTTCAGGATGTAATCAATTTTCCAAGTATGCTGAATGCTCAGTACTTTGAACTAAAAGGTTTTGTTGATCAACATGATCCGAGAGTGCCACAAGCTGCAAAAATCAGAATGATGGATATTAATAAACAATGGAAATCATATCAGGATTATATGCAGGATACCATAGGTAAAGAAATCGGACTTTATAATGAGTTGTACAAAAAAAGTAATGTTCCTGCTCTTTTTTTCAACGAAAAGATGATAAAACCATAG
- a CDS encoding IS110 family transposase → MKLDSGSGNTILTELNIKTLAQTINLYSTQIKELQSELAKHGANDLADLLVTIPGCGIESAVSLSIEIEDINRFNSAASLCCYFGVHPENHTSGDISKKPKMSKKEVVHIGVQYTW, encoded by the coding sequence GTGAAGCTAGATTCAGGGTCGGGTAATACGATACTTACTGAGCTGAATATTAAAACATTGGCCCAAACTATTAACTTATACTCCACCCAGATCAAAGAACTTCAATCAGAACTTGCTAAACACGGAGCCAACGACTTAGCGGATTTATTAGTCACAATTCCTGGTTGCGGCATCGAGTCAGCAGTGTCATTAAGCATAGAAATAGAAGATATAAATCGATTTAACAGTGCCGCATCACTTTGTTGCTATTTTGGAGTACACCCAGAAAACCATACAAGTGGTGATATATCAAAGAAACCTAAAATGAGCAAAAAGGAAGTAGTTCATATAGGGGTACAATATACATGGTAG